In Brassica rapa cultivar Chiifu-401-42 unplaced genomic scaffold, CAAS_Brap_v3.01 Scaffold0156, whole genome shotgun sequence, a single window of DNA contains:
- the LOC117129787 gene encoding protein Ycf2: MKGHQFKSWIFELREIVREIKNSHYFLDSWTQINSVGSFIHIFFHQERFRKLLDPRIFSILLLRNSQGSTSNRYFTIKGVVLFVVAALLYRINNRNMVESKNLYLKGLLPIPMNSIGPRNDTSEESFGSSNINRLIVSLLYFTKGKKISESCFRDPKESTRVLPITKKCIMPESNWSSRWWRNWIGKKRDFCCKISNETVAGIDISFKEKDIKYLEFLFVYYMDDPIRKGHDWELFDRLSPNKRRNIINLNSGQLFEILVKDWICYLMFAFREKIPIEVEGFFKQQGAGSTIQSNDIEHVSHLFSRNKRAISLQNCAQFHMWQFHQDLFVSWGKNPHESDFLRKISRENWIWLDNVWLVNKDRFFSKVRNVSSNIQYDSTRSSFVQVTDSSQLNGSSDQFIDPFDSISNEDSEYHYHTLINQREIQQLKERSILWDPSFIQTEGREIESDRFPKYLSGYSSMPRLFTEREKRMNNHLLPEESEEFFWNSTRAIRSFFSDRWSELHLGSNPTERSTRDQKLLKKEQDVSFVPSRRSENKEIVNIFKIITYLQNTVSIHPISSDLGCDTVPKDELDMDSSNKISFLNKNPFFYLFHLFHERKRGGYTLRHDFESEERFQEMADLFTLSITEPDLVYHTGFAFSIDSYGLDQRQFLKEVFNSRDELKKKSLLVLPPIFYEENESFYRRIRKNWVRISCGNFFEDPKPKRVVFASNNIMEAVNQYRLIRNLIQIQFQYSPYGYIRNVLNRFFLMKRPDRNFEYGIQRDLIGNDTLNHRTIMKDTINQHLSNLKKSQKKWFDPLIFLSRTERSINRDPNAYRYKWSNGSKNFQEHLKHFVSERKSRFQVVFDRLCINQYSIDWSEVIDKKDLSKSLRFFLSKLLRFLSKLLLFLSNSLPFFFVSFENIPIHRSEIHIYELKGPNDQPCNQLLESIGLQIVHFKKLKPFLLDDHNTSQKSKFLINGGTISPFLFNKIPKWMIDSFHTRKNRRKSFDNTDSYFSIVSHDQDNWLNPVKPFQRSSLISSFSKANRLRFLNNPHHFCFYCNKRFPFYVEKARLNNSDFTYGQFLTILFIHNKIFSSCGGKKKHAFLERDTISPSSIESQVSNIFISNDFPQSGDERYNLYKSFHFPIRSDPLVRRAIYSIADISGTPLIEGQRVNLERTYCQTLSDMNLSDSEEKSLHQYLNFNSNVGLIHTPCSEKYLQRKKRSLCLKKCVDKGQMDRTFQRDSAFSTLSKWNLFQTYMPWFFTSTGYKYLNLIFLDIFSDLLRILSSSQKFVSIFHDIMYGLDISWRILQKKLCLPQRNLISEISSKSLHNLLLSEEMIHRNNESSLISTHLRSPNVREVLYSILFLLLVAGYIVRTHLLFVSRAYSELQTEFEKIKSLMIPSYMIELRKLLDRYPTSEQNSFWLKNLFLVALEQLGDCLEEIRGSGGNMLWGGDPAYGVKSIRSKKTDLKINFIDIIDLISIIPNPINRITFSRNTRHLSHTSKDIYSLIRKRKNVSGDWIDDKIESWVANSDSIDDKEREFLVQFSTLRAEKRIDQILLSLTHSDHLSKNDSGYQMIEQPGTIYLRYLVDIHKKYLMNYEFNTSCLAERRIFLAHYQTITYSQTSCGANSFHFPSHGKPFSLRLALSPSRSILVIGSIGTGRSYLVKYLATNSYVPFITVCLNKFLDNKPKGFFLDDIDIDDSDDIDASNDIDRELDTELELLTMMNALTMDMMSEIDRFYITLQFELAKAMSPCIIWIPNIHDLDVNESNYLALGLLVNSLSRDCERCSTRNSLVIASTHIPQKVDPALIAPNKLNTCIKIRRLLIPQQRKHFFTLSYTRGFHLEKKMFHTNGFESITMGSSARDLVALTNEALSISITQKKSIIDTNTIRSALHRQTWDLRSQVRSVQDHGILFYQIGRVVAQNVLISNCPIDPISIYMKKKSCNEGDSYLYKWYFELGTSMKKFTILLYLLSCSAGSVAQDLWSLPGPDEKNRITSYGFIENDSDLFHGLLEVQGALVGSSRTEKDCSQFDNDRVTLLFRSEPRDPLYMMQDGSCSIVDQRFLYEKYESEFEEGEGEAVLDPEQIEEDLFNHIVWAPRIWRPRGFLFDCIERPNELGFPYLAGSFRGKRIIYDEKYELQENDSEFLQSGTMQYQRRDRSSKEQGFFRISQFIWDPADPLFFLFKDQPFVSVFSHREFFADEEMSKGLLTSQTDPPTSIYKRWFIKNTQEKHFELLIQRQRWLRTNSSLSNGFFRSNTLSESYQYLSNLFLSNGTLVDRMTKTLLKKRWLFPDEMKIGFM, from the coding sequence ATGAAAGGACATCAATTCAAATCCTGGATTTTCGAATTGAGAGAAATAGTGAGAGAGATCAAGAATTCTCACTATTTCTTAGATTCATGGACCCAAATCAATTCAGTGGGATCTttcattcatatttttttccacCAAGAACGTTTTAGAAAACTCTTGGACCCTCGAATTTTTAGTATCCTACTTTTGCGCAATTCACAGGGTTCAACAAGCAATCGATATTTCACGATCAAGGGTGTAGTACTATTTGTAGTAGCGGCCCTTCTATATCGTATTAACAATCGAAATATGGTCGAAAGCAAAAATCTCTATTTGAAAGGGCTTCTTCCTATACCTATGAATTCCATTGGACCCAGAAATGATACATCGGAAGAATCTTTTGGGTCTTCCAATATCAATAGGTTGATTGTTTCGCTCCTGTATTttacaaaaggaaaaaagatCTCTGAGAGCTGTTTCCGGGATCCGAAAGAGAGTACTCGGGTTCTCCCAATAACTAAAAAGTGTATCATGCCTGAATCTAACTGGAGTTCGCGGTGGTGGAGGAACTGGATCGGAAAAAAGAGGGATTTTTGTTGTAAGATATCTAATGAAACCGTCGCTGGAATTGATATCTCATTTAAAGagaaagatatcaaatatctggagtttctttttgtatattatatGGATGATCCGATCCGCAAGGGCCATGATTGGGAATTGTTTGATCGTCTTTCTCCGAATAAGAGGCGAAACATAATCAACTTGAATTCGGGACAGCTATTCGAAATCTTAGTGAAAGACTGGATTTGTTATCTCATGTTTGCTTTTCGTGAAAAAATACCAATTGAAGTGGAGGGTTTCTTCAAACAACAAGGAGCTGGGTCAACTATTCAATCAAATGATATTGAGCATGTTTCCCATCTCTTCTCGAGAAACAAGCGGGCTATTTCTTTGCAAAATTGTGCTCAATTTCATATGTGGCAATTCCACCAAGATCTCTTCGTTAGTTGGGGGAAGAATCCGCACGAATCGGATTTTTTGAGGAAAATATCGAGAGAGAATTGGATTTGGTTAGACAATGTGTGGTTGGTAAACAAGGATAGATTTTTTAGCAAGGTACGAAATGTATCGTCAAATATTCAATATGATTCTACAAGATCTAGTTTCGTTCAAGTAACGGATTCTAGCCAATTGAACGGATCTTCTGATCAATTCATAGATCCTTTCGATTCCATTAGTAATGAGGATTCGGAATATCACTATCACACATTGATCAATCAAAGAGAGATTCAACAACTAAAAGAAAGATCGATTCTTTGGGATCCTTCCTTTATTCAAACGGAAGGAAGAGAGATAGAATCAGACCGATTCCCTAAATACCTTTCTGGATATTCCTCAATGCCCCGGCTATTCACGGAACGTGAAAAGCGAATGAATAATCATCTGCTTCCGGAAGAAAGCGaagaatttttttggaattcTACAAGAGCCATTCGTTCTTTTTTCTCTGACAGATGGTCAGAACTTCATCTGGGTTCGAATCCTACTGAGAGGTCCACTAGGGATCAGAAATTGTTGAAGAAAGAACAAGATGTTTCTTTTGTCCCTTCCAGGCGATCGGAAAATAAAGAAATAGTTAATATATTCAAGATAATTACGTATTTACAAAATACCGTCTCAATTCATCCTATTTCATCAGATCTGGGATGTGATACGGTTCCGAAGGATGAACTGGATATGGACAGTTCCAATAAGATTTCATTCTTGAACAAAAatccatttttttatttatttcatctaTTCCATGAACGGAAGAGGGGGGGATACACGTTACGCCACGATTTTGAGTCAGAAGAGAGATTTCAAGAAATGGCAGATCTATTCACTCTATCAATAACCGAGCCGGATCTGGTGTATCATACGGGATTTGCCTTTTCTATTGATTCCTACGGATTGGATCAAAGACAATTCTTGAAGGAGGTTTTCAACTCCAGGGATGAATTGAAAAAGAAATCTTTATTGGTTCTACCTCCTATTTTTTATGAAGAAAATGAATCTTTTTATCGAAGGATCAGAAAAAATTGGGTCCGGATCTCCTGCGGGAATTTTTTTGAAGATCCAAAACCAAAAAGAGTGGTATTTGCTAGCAACAACATAATGGAGGCAGTCAATCAATATAGATTGATCCGAAATCTGATTCAAATCCAATTCCAATATAGTCCCTATGGGTACATAAGAAATGTATTGAATCGATTCTTTTTAATGAAGAGACCTGATCGCAACTTCGAATATGGAATTCAAAGGGATCTAATAGGAAATGATACTCTGAATCATAGAACTATAATGAAAGATACGATCAACCAACAtttatcgaatttgaaaaagagtCAGAAGAAATGGTTCGATcctcttatttttctttctcgAACCGAGAGATCCATAAATCGGGATCCTAATGCATATAGATACAAATGGTCCAATGGGAGCAAGAATTTCCAGGAGCATTTGAAACATTTCGTTTCTGAGCGGAAGAGCCGTTTTCAAGTAGTGTTCGATCGATTATGTATTAATCAATATTCGATTGATTGGTCTGAGGTTATTGATAAAAAAGATTTGTCTAAGTCACTTCGTTTCTTTTTGTCCAAGTTACTTCGTTTTTTGTCCAAGTTACTTCTCTTTTTGTCTAATTCACTTCCTTTTTTCTTTGTGAGTTTCGAGAATATCCCCATTCATAGGTCTGAGATCCACATCTATGAATTGAAAGGTCCGAACGATCAACCCTGCAATCAGTTGTTAGAATCAATAGGTCTTCAAATcgttcattttaaaaaattgaaacccTTTTTATTGGATGATCATAATACTTCTCAAAAATCGAAATTCTTGATCAATGGAGGAACAATATCACCATTTTTGTTCAATAAGATACCAAAGTGGATGATTGACTCATTCCATACTAGAAAGAATCGCAGGAAATCTTTTGATAACACGGATTCCTATTTCTCAATCGTATCCCACGATCAAGACAATTGGCTGAATCCCGTGAAACCATTTCAGAGAAGTTCATTGATATCTTCTTTTTCTAAAGCAAATCGACTTCGATTCTTGAATAATCCACATCACTTCTGCTTCTATTGTAACAAAAGATTCCCTTTTTATGTGGAAAAGGCCCGTCTCAATAATTCTGATTTTACGTATGGACAATTCCTCACTATCTTGTTCATtcacaacaaaatattttcttcgtgtggtggtaaaaaaaaacatgctttTTTGGAGAGAGATACTATTTCACCTTCGTCAATCGAGTCACAGGTATCTAACATATTCATATCTAACGATTTTCCACAAAGTGGTGACGAAAGGTATAACTTGTACAAATCTTTCCATTTTCCAATTCGATCCGATCCATTAGTTCGTAGAGCTATTTACTCGATTGCAGACATTTCTGGAACACCTCTAATAGAGGGACAAAGAGTAAATTTGGAAAGAACGTATTGTCAAACTCTTTCAGATATGAATCTATCCGATTCAGAAGAGAAGAGCTTGCATCAGTATCTCAATTTCAATTCAAACGTGGGTTTGATTCACACTCCATGTTCTGAGAAATATTTACAGAGGAAAAAACGGAGTCTTTGCCTAAAAAAATGCGTTGACAAAGGGCAGATGGATAGAACCTTTCAACGAGATAGTGCTTTTTCAACTCTCTCAAAATGGAATCTATTCCAAACATATATGCCATGGTTCTTTACTTCGACAGGGTACAAATatctaaatttgatatttttagatattttttcaGACCTATTGCGGATACTAAGTAGCAGTCAAAAATTTGTATCCATTTTTCATGATATTATGTATGGATTAGATATATCATGGCGAATTCTTCAGAAAAAATTGTGTCTTCCACAAAGGAATCTGATAAGTGAGATTTCGAGTAAGTCTTTACATAATCTTCTTCTGTCCGAAGAAATGATTCATCGAAATAATGAGTCATCGTTGATATCGACACATCTGAGATCGCCAAATGTTCGTGAGGTCCTCTATTCAATCCTTTTCCTTCTTCTTGTTGCTGGATATATCGTTCGTACACATCTTCTCTTTGTTTCCCGAGCCTATAGTGAGTTACAGACAGAGTTCGAAAAGATCAAATCTTTGATGATTCCATCATACATGATTGAGTTGCGAAAACTTCTGGATAGGTATCCTACATCTGAACAGAATTCTTTCTGGTTAAAGAATCTTTTTCTAGTTGCTCTGGAACAATTAGGAGATTGTCTAGAAGAAATACGGGGTTCTGGCGGCAACATGCTATGGGGTGGTGATCCCGCTTATGGGGTCAAATCAATACGTTCTAAGAAGACAGATTTGAAAATAAACTTCATCGATATCATCGATCTCATAAGTATCATACCAAATCCCATCAATCGAATCACTTTTTCGAGAAATACGAGACATCTAAGTCATACAAGTAAAGACATCTATTCAttgataagaaaaagaaaaaacgtgAGCGGTGATTGGATTGATGATAAAATAGAATCCTGGGTCGCGAACAGTGATTCGATTGATGATAAAGAAAGAGAATTCTTGGTTCAGTTCTCCACCTTAAGGGCAGAAAAAAGGATTGATCAAATTCTATTGAGTCTGACTCATAGTGATCATTTATCAAAGAATGACTCTGGTTATCAAATGATTGAACAACCGGGAACAATTTACTTACGATACTTAGTTGACATTCATAAAAAGTATCTAATGAATTATGAGTTCAATACATCCTGTTTAGCAGAAAGACGGATATTCCTTGCTCATTATCAGacaatcacttattcacaaacTTCGTGTGGGGCTAATAGTTTTCATTTCCCGTCTCATGGAAAACCCTTTTCGCTCCGCTTAGCCCTATCCCCCTCTAGGAGTATTTTAGTGATAGGTTCTATAGGAACCGGACGATCCTATTTGGTCAAATACCTAGCGACAAACTCCTATGTTCCTTTCATTACAGTATGTCTGAACAAGTTCCTGGATAACAAGCCGAAAGGTTTTTTTCTTGATGATATCGATATTGATGATAGTGACGATATTGATGCTAGTAACGATATTGATCGTGAACTTGATACGGAGCTGGAGCTTCTAACTATGATGAATGCGCTAACTATGGATATGATGTCGGAAATAGACCGATTTTATATCACCCTTCAATTCGAATTAGCAAAAGCAATGTCTCCTTGCATAATATGGATTCCAAACATTCATGATCTTGATGTGAATGAGTCGAATTACTTAGCCCTCGGTCTCTTGGTGAACTCTCTCTCCAGGGATTGTGAAAGATGTTCGACTAGAAATAGTCTTGTTATTGCTTCGACTCATATTCCCCAAAAAGTGGATCCCGCTCTAATAGCCccgaataaattaaatacatgcATTAAAATAAGAAGGCTTCTTATTCCACAACAACGAAAGCACTTTTTCACTCTTTCCTATACTAGGGGATTTCACTTGGAAAAGAAAATGTTCCATACTAATGGATTCGAGTCCATAACCATGGGTTCCAGTGCACGAGATCTTGTAGCACTTACCAATGAGGCCTTATCAATTAGTATTACACAGAAGAAATCAATTATAGACACTAATACAATTAGATCTGCTCTTCATAGACAAACTTGGGATTTGCGATCCCAGGTAAGATCGGTTCAGGATCATGGGATCCTTTTCTATCAGATAGGAAGGGTTGTTGCACAAAATGTACTTATAAGTAATTGCCCCATAGATCCTATATCTATCTATATGAAGAAGAAATCATGTAACGAAGGGGATTCTTATTTGTACAAATGGTACTTCGAACTTGGAACGAGCATGAAGAAATTCACGATACTTCTTTATCTTTTGAGTTGTTCTGCCGGATCGGTCGCTCAAGACCTTTGGTCTCTACCCGGACCCGATGAAAAAAATAGGATCACTTCTTATGGATTCATTGAGAATGATTCGGATCTATTTCATGGCCTATTAGAAGTGCAAGGCGCTTTGGTGGGATCCTCACGGACAGAAAAAGATTGCAGTCAGTTTGATAATGATCGAGTGACATTGCTTTTTCGCTCCGAACCAAGGGATCCCTTATATATGATGCAAGATGGATCTTGTTCTATCGTTGATCAGAGATTTCTCTATGAAAAATACGAATCGGAGTTTGAAGAAGGGGAAGGAGAAGCAGTCCTCGACCCGGAACAGATAGAGGAGGATTTATTCAATCACATAGTTTGGGCTCCTAGAATATGGCGCCCTCGGGGCTTTCTATTTGATTGTATCGAAAGGCCTAATGAATTGGGATTTCCCTATTTGGCCGGGTCATTTCGGGGCAAGCGGATCATTTATGATGAAAAGTATGAGCTTCAAGAGAATGATTCGGAGTTCTTGCAGAGCGGAACCATGCAGTACCAGAGACGAGATAGGTCTTCCAAAGAACAAGGCTTTTTTAGAATAAGCCAATTCATTTGGGACCCCGCAGATCCACTCTTTTTCCTATTCAAAGATCAGCCCTTTGTCTCTGTGTTTTCACATCGAGAATTCTTTGCAGATGAAGAGATGTCAAAGGGGCTTCTTACTTCCCAAACAGATCCTCCTACATCTATATATAAACGCTGGTTTATCAAGAATACGCAAGAAAAGCACTTCGAATTGTTGATTCAGCGCCAGAGATGGCTTAGAACCAATAGTTCATTATCTAATGGATTTTTCCGTTCTAATACTCTATCCGAGAGTTATCAGTATTTATCAAATCTGTTCCTATCTAACGGAACGCTAGTGGATCGAATGACAAAGACATTGTTGAAAAAAAGATGGCTTTTTCCGGATGAAATGAAAATAGGATTCATGTAA